The genomic window TGTAACCGGGGCTCATTCGTACTATAATGAGCccgttacaaagtgacgtaacccctcggtaaaagtagtacagtgttaagcctcccacGGTAGGGGGCCCGGCCTTTTGGCATAGAGGGCTTAACGctgtactgcgctggagccgCTGCGGTGCGGAGCGCTCGGAGGAGCGCCGGTGGTGTGTGGCTCGAATCCCAGGGCGTGGAGCTCTGACCCGCATCAGCTACATAAAGGCTAACACCATGTTGCTGTGTATCCAAAGTCACAGaagttctcctcctcctcctcggtgAGTATGATGGGCTGCTGAGGTGGAGTCAGGACTGGTATATTTTCTGACACGTATGCGCTGCTGAAATTCCTGACATCCTTGTTCCCTCTGATGGTAGGGATGAAAGGAGGCTTCACCTTCCTTTCCAGCAGCCCATTCCAATCCACTCTCTGAAACGAGACAGAAGAATGAAAGGACGGTCATGATAAGGTGGTGCCACCTTCATGTGAAAGAGTGGTTATAAAACGGATGGGTGCGCCAACATACCGAGAAGTAGGGATGCTTCTTCACCTCTGCAGCATCCCATTCACCTGACCCAAGGCGCTCAGCTGGAGTTTTATGCAGAagctgcagaggattcaaaacaagaaggagaccaCATTATTTTCCATTAATGTACTTCaagttgaaacatgatgttaGAAATAAGTTCCCATAGTTGGAAGTACAGTGAGTGAGTTTGCGTTGTGGTTTGGAACCTCACTCCACTGCTacacagtcactgggtattGCTCCAATTCCATAACATTGACATTAACATTTAGGATACAGAGAGACAAACTGGAGGCaagaacttaaaaaacaaccctggcatacagacctcTTTCATTATGGAGTTGGCCTTTGAAGAGACGAACCAAGGATATCGCACTTCAGCCTCAACAATATTCCGAAACAACTGCTCTCCATCGTCACCGCGGAAAGGAGGCTACGGGCacaaggagagagggatgagagcacattaaagggaTACTCCAGACCAGACCTTTgaatattcacattctgagcccagggatgcaaaaaccacacagacacaaaaattGTATACTACACAAAAAAATGGTAAATTCACACCTTAGACATGTCTTATTCATCGCTGCAATAACTGTTAAGAATACCCACCCTGCCAACCAGCATATGAAAGATGAGCACACCCAGGccccaccagtccactgcccgggtgtaAGATGCTTGGGTCAGGACTTCTGGAGCGAAATACGAGGGAGTGCCGCAAGGTGAACTGGTGTGATCTCCGAAACCGATGCCTAGCAAGAATAATGAAGAGGagtcagggaaaaaaaacacattgtagtaccaatgtaaattatacataaactgctaaactaggaaacaaatacacatttttttttgtaccttCTTTGCAGAGCCCAAAGTCTGCAATTTTCAGAAAGCCCTCTGAGTCCAGCACCAAGTTATCTGGCTTCAAATccctgaaataaaaacacagtataatcacttggaCTGCCGGATATAGAGAGAACTTGCCAGAAACACAAGAACTATTTCACTGTCAACCATTAAAGGacacatacatttctcaaactttTTGTATTCAGGTACATGTGTacactgattttaggacatgacGTCTATTATGAGGATTTGTGAGCATCACAATAAATCATGTACACAATCTAAtagaaattacattaaatgtgtGAATAGTTTAGGCTTGATCTCAGTGAGACTGTAGATTTTTTGCTTCTAGAAATtgctgatgtgtgataacttacctgtacACTATTCTGCGCTCGTGCAGGAATTCCAAGCCCAGCACCACGCAAGCCGcataaaatctgttcaagaaaaagATCAACAACAAAGAAAGGAGTTAAAATAGTTTTCCTCTTTGGTTCTTAAGCTCGGATTGCACTCAAATGTCAATGAGCCAAACCAGCcaatttcctgtcaatgcaggaactccagcaatCCATGTTATCtgatttaaacacaaaatacaaacaccaCAAACTGCCAATTTGGTCATTTTTTAAAAGTGCATCTGCATTCCTTTTGTGATAATGATCATATTATTTAGTTGTACTTAGTTTTGTTATTTGGAGGTTGTGTGCTGATGTTTAGGAATCATAACCTGCAATAATGTCTGACCATATAGGTACACAGTCCTGAAACACACCTCAGGCATGACATCACTACTGCGGGCAGAGCGAGCTTATCTACTGAGATGGACGATTCTGCACACGTCACACGACTCAAAGTTTCACTTACATGGCCCTGGGCTCCTTAAACCTGGCTGCCTGCATGTGTGTTGAGAGGTTTCCCCCTGCCGCAAACTCCATAACGAAACAGATGTGAACTTGCGTCTGGAAGCAGGACAGGAGGTTCACCAAAAAGGG from Amia ocellicauda isolate fAmiCal2 chromosome 19, fAmiCal2.hap1, whole genome shotgun sequence includes these protein-coding regions:
- the LOC136715009 gene encoding serine/threonine-protein kinase N2-like; protein product: MGLKAILRKSYVYPVVLALMLWRRFTSRPEKPDAGGQVEEGAGEGLPEAQGLTAASRHDISPATSTTAVERPSQKDVVVTDISTDRSSDVAKPDAHRREEIDVPEPGSLAVPSSTDMRGQRLLGSGVKNYKSVAVLGHGTFGKVLLAEDKDRSEMVAIKALKKGDIVILGNVESVMCERRILETVSSVRHPFLVNLLSCFQTQVHICFVMEFAAGGNLSTHMQAARFKEPRAIFYAACVVLGLEFLHERRIVYRDLKPDNLVLDSEGFLKIADFGLCKEGIGFGDHTSSPCGTPSYFAPEVLTQASYTRAVDWWGLGVLIFHMLVGRPPFRGDDGEQLFRNIVEAEVRYPWFVSSKANSIMKELLHKTPAERLGSGEWDAAEVKKHPYFSRVDWNGLLERKVKPPFIPTIRGNKDVRNFSSAYVSENIPVLTPPQQPIILTEEEEENFCDFGYTATWC